In Burkholderia gladioli, a genomic segment contains:
- a CDS encoding outer membrane protein assembly factor BamD — translation MMNSTKRVAKPVAAWAALAAAAALIAGCHGLPQKTDETATWSNNKLYSEAQDALNGSDWGKCAKYFEALQGRDPFGHFAQQAQINVAYCNWKDNEASAADQAVDRFIQLHPDHPDIAYAYYLKGMIHFNDDLGLFGRFSGQDMSERDPQALRESYDAFKIVVDRYPKSKYAPDAAARMRYIVNALASHEVHAADYYYRRGAYVAAINRAQLAITQYKNAPAIEDALHIMVLSYGRLNQPQLADDTKRVLASTFPDSPYITGHARPGAKKKSWWQF, via the coding sequence ATGATGAATTCGACCAAACGCGTGGCAAAACCTGTGGCCGCGTGGGCTGCATTGGCCGCGGCCGCCGCGCTGATCGCCGGCTGCCACGGCTTGCCGCAGAAGACCGACGAAACGGCGACCTGGTCGAACAACAAATTATACTCAGAGGCTCAGGATGCCCTGAACGGCAGCGATTGGGGCAAGTGCGCGAAATATTTCGAAGCGCTGCAAGGCCGCGATCCGTTCGGCCATTTCGCCCAGCAGGCGCAGATCAACGTAGCCTACTGCAACTGGAAGGATAACGAAGCAAGCGCCGCCGACCAGGCCGTCGACCGTTTCATCCAGCTGCACCCGGATCACCCGGACATCGCCTATGCCTACTACCTGAAGGGGATGATCCACTTCAACGACGATCTCGGCCTGTTCGGCCGCTTCTCGGGTCAGGACATGAGCGAGCGCGATCCGCAGGCGCTGCGCGAATCGTATGACGCGTTCAAGATCGTCGTCGACCGCTACCCGAAGAGCAAGTACGCGCCCGACGCCGCCGCGCGGATGCGCTACATCGTGAACGCGCTGGCCTCGCACGAGGTGCACGCCGCCGACTACTACTACCGCCGCGGTGCCTATGTGGCCGCGATCAACCGCGCCCAGCTGGCGATCACGCAGTACAAGAACGCGCCGGCGATCGAGGACGCGCTGCACATCATGGTGCTGTCCTACGGCAGGCTGAACCAGCCGCAACTGGCCGACGACACCAAGCGCGTGCTGGCCAGCACCTTCCCGGACAGCCCGTACATCACGGGGCATGCCCGTCCCGGCGCGAAGAAGAAGTCCTGGTGGCAGTTCTGA
- a CDS encoding ATP-dependent DNA helicase — MNSPLEAPADTRRDESSAASSRADTPHPLATPSRKRVNELDAIFGEGGLLARVLDGYRPRASQIDMARAVAAAMEASARKLPEPEIFDARKRPARKLQAGETAPAGDDARGDSAATAEDDGADNTLIVEAGTGTGKTYAYLVPAMLWGGKVIVSTGTKHLQDQLFQRDIPTVRDALAVPVTIAMLKGRSNYLCHYYLQRTADNGRLPTRQDTAYLQEIVRFAKLTRSGDKAELASVPETAPVWSMVTSTRDNCLGQDCPHYKECFVMQARREAQQADVVVVNHHLFFADIMLRDTGMAELLPSANTIIFDEAHQLPETATLFFGETLSTTQMLELARDTVVEGLAHARDAVEWVKLGAALERAARDVRLAFADGGIVRVSLAQLGEDHPLFAALDDVDAALDALASALAGQAERAESLGACLRRARELQGILAGWVAPDAAAASAAKTVKEVAAGGEAAEAKRDDPDEKVRWVEVFSQTVQLHETPLSVAPIFAKQRAGVPRAWIFTSATLSVRGDFTHYAAQMGLSSRRSMTLPSPFDYPAQGLLYVPRDLPQPSSPMFTDAVFDAALPAIEASGGGVFMLCTTLRAVDRIASKLRETIEARGWNMPLLVQGDASRTELLDRFRAYGNAILVGSQSFWEGVDVRGDALSLVVIDKLPFAPPDDPVLAARLDALTKKGLSPFAVHQLPQAVITLKQGAGRLIRAETDRGVLMICDTRLVDKPYGRRIWQSLPPFKRTREIDVVREFFEEGGRGIRA, encoded by the coding sequence TTGAATTCACCGCTAGAAGCACCCGCTGACACGCGGCGCGACGAATCGTCCGCCGCGTCTTCGCGCGCGGACACCCCCCATCCCCTTGCCACCCCGAGCCGCAAGCGCGTCAATGAACTCGACGCGATCTTCGGTGAGGGCGGCCTGCTCGCGCGCGTGCTCGACGGCTACCGGCCGCGGGCTTCGCAGATCGACATGGCGCGCGCGGTGGCCGCCGCGATGGAGGCGTCGGCGCGCAAGCTGCCCGAGCCCGAGATCTTCGATGCGCGCAAGCGCCCGGCCCGCAAGCTGCAGGCGGGCGAGACCGCGCCGGCCGGCGACGATGCGCGCGGCGACAGCGCCGCCACCGCCGAGGACGACGGCGCCGACAACACCCTGATCGTCGAGGCCGGTACCGGCACCGGCAAGACCTATGCCTATCTCGTGCCGGCCATGCTGTGGGGCGGCAAGGTGATCGTCTCGACCGGCACCAAGCACCTCCAGGACCAGTTGTTCCAGCGCGACATCCCGACCGTGCGCGACGCGCTCGCCGTGCCCGTCACGATCGCGATGCTCAAGGGCCGCTCCAACTACCTCTGCCATTACTACCTGCAGCGCACGGCCGACAACGGCCGCCTGCCGACCCGGCAGGACACCGCCTACCTGCAGGAGATCGTCCGGTTCGCCAAGCTCACGCGCAGCGGCGACAAGGCCGAACTGGCCAGCGTGCCCGAGACGGCGCCGGTCTGGTCGATGGTCACCTCGACGCGCGACAACTGTCTCGGCCAGGATTGCCCGCACTACAAGGAATGCTTCGTGATGCAGGCGCGCCGAGAGGCGCAGCAGGCCGACGTGGTGGTGGTGAACCACCACCTGTTCTTCGCCGACATCATGCTGCGCGATACCGGCATGGCCGAGCTGCTGCCGAGCGCGAACACCATCATCTTCGACGAGGCGCACCAACTGCCGGAGACGGCCACGCTGTTCTTCGGCGAGACGCTGTCGACCACGCAGATGCTCGAGCTCGCGCGCGATACCGTGGTCGAGGGCCTGGCCCATGCGCGCGACGCGGTGGAATGGGTCAAGCTCGGCGCCGCGCTGGAGCGTGCGGCGCGCGACGTGCGGCTCGCCTTCGCCGACGGCGGCATCGTGCGCGTCTCGCTGGCGCAGCTCGGCGAGGATCATCCCTTGTTCGCCGCGCTCGACGATGTCGATGCCGCGCTCGACGCGCTCGCCTCGGCGCTGGCCGGGCAGGCCGAGCGCGCCGAATCGCTGGGCGCCTGCCTGCGCCGCGCGCGCGAGCTGCAGGGCATCCTGGCCGGCTGGGTCGCGCCCGATGCGGCGGCGGCCAGCGCGGCGAAAACCGTGAAGGAGGTGGCGGCGGGTGGCGAGGCGGCCGAGGCGAAGCGCGACGACCCCGACGAGAAGGTGCGCTGGGTCGAGGTGTTCTCGCAGACGGTGCAACTGCACGAAACGCCGCTGTCGGTCGCGCCGATCTTCGCCAAGCAGCGCGCTGGCGTGCCGCGCGCCTGGATCTTCACCTCGGCGACGCTGTCGGTGCGCGGCGACTTCACCCACTACGCGGCACAGATGGGGCTCAGCTCGCGTCGCTCGATGACGCTGCCCAGCCCCTTCGACTATCCGGCACAGGGCCTGCTCTATGTGCCACGCGACCTGCCGCAGCCGTCCTCGCCGATGTTCACCGACGCGGTGTTCGATGCGGCGCTGCCGGCCATCGAAGCCTCGGGCGGCGGCGTGTTCATGCTCTGCACCACCTTGCGCGCTGTCGACCGGATCGCCTCCAAGCTGCGCGAGACCATCGAGGCGCGCGGCTGGAACATGCCCCTGCTGGTGCAGGGTGACGCGAGTCGCACCGAATTGCTGGACCGCTTCCGCGCCTACGGCAATGCGATCCTGGTCGGCAGCCAGAGCTTCTGGGAGGGCGTGGACGTGCGCGGCGACGCGCTGTCGCTGGTGGTGATCGACAAGCTGCCGTTCGCGCCGCCCGACGATCCGGTGCTGGCAGCGCGGCTCGATGCGCTGACCAAGAAGGGCCTGAGCCCGTTCGCCGTGCACCAGCTGCCGCAGGCGGTGATCACGCTCAAGCAGGGCGCGGGCCGCCTGATCCGCGCCGAGACCGATCGCGGCGTGCTGATGATCTGCGACACGCGGCTGGTCGACAAGCCTTATGGTCGGCGCATCTGGCAGAGCCTGCCGCCCTTCAAGCGCACGCGCGAGATCGACGTGGTGCGCGAGTTCTTCGAGGAGGGCGGGCGCGGCATTCGTGCCTGA
- a CDS encoding YdcH family protein codes for MQTRQAELKQELRNRLVSLQEQHSQLAREIELKEMRSDIDDLALHRLKKEKLLAKDKIIMLQSQLEPDQRA; via the coding sequence ATGCAAACCCGTCAAGCAGAGCTGAAGCAGGAATTGCGCAACCGGCTGGTATCCCTGCAGGAGCAGCACAGTCAGCTGGCACGCGAGATCGAGCTCAAGGAAATGCGCTCTGACATCGACGATCTGGCGCTGCACCGGCTGAAGAAGGAAAAGCTGCTGGCCAAGGACAAAATCATCATGCTGCAATCGCAGCTCGAACCGGATCAGCGCGCCTGA
- a CDS encoding Tex family protein yields MTETVALKIVQRIASELAVQPRQVAAAVQLLDEGSTVPFIARYRKEVTGNLDDTQLRQLEERLLYLRELEERRATILASIEEQGKLTDELRGAIETADSKQVLEDLYLPYKPKRRTRAQIAREAGLEPLAQALLANPLLDPQAEAAAYVDADKGVADVKAALDGARDILSEQFGETAELLGKLRDYLHGQGVVSSAVVEGKENEEGEKFRDYYTYSETLKTVPSHRALALFRGRNAGVLTVKLGLGEELDAQVPHPGEAMIARHFGIANQSRPADKWLSDVCRWCWRVKVQPHLETELLTKLREDAESEAIRVFARNLKDLLLAAPAGPKAVIGLDPGLRTGVKVAVVDRTGKLLATDTIYPHEPRRDWDGSLAKLARLAAQTQAELISIGNGTASRETDKLASELISRHPELKLQKIVVSEAGASVYSASETAAKEFPELDVTLRGAVSIARRLQDPLAELVKIEPKAIGVGQYQHDVNQRELARSLDAVVEDCVNAVGVDANTASAALLARVSGLNATLARNIVDFRDANGPFPSREHLRRVPRLGDKTFEQAAGFLRINGGENPLDRSSVHPEAYPVVERMLAKISKRIDDVLGNRDALAGLAPTEFVDDRFGLPTVRDILSELEKPGRDPRPEFKTATFREGVEKVSDLMPGMVLEGVVTNVAAFGAFVDIGVHQDGLVHVSAMSTKFIKDPHEVVKAGQVVKVKVLDVDVKRQRIALTMRMDDEPGVATSGSRGGAGNDRGAARGGMGGRPQRSREPEPAGAMAAAFAKLKR; encoded by the coding sequence ATGACGGAAACCGTAGCACTCAAGATCGTTCAACGCATCGCCTCCGAACTCGCGGTCCAGCCGCGGCAGGTCGCGGCAGCCGTGCAACTTCTCGACGAAGGCTCCACCGTTCCGTTCATCGCCCGCTACCGCAAGGAAGTGACGGGCAATCTGGACGACACGCAACTGCGACAGCTCGAGGAGCGCCTGCTGTACCTGCGCGAACTCGAGGAACGCCGCGCCACCATCCTCGCCAGCATCGAGGAACAGGGCAAGCTGACCGACGAGCTGCGCGGCGCCATCGAGACCGCCGACAGCAAGCAGGTGCTCGAGGACCTCTACCTGCCCTACAAGCCCAAGCGCCGCACCCGCGCGCAGATCGCCCGCGAGGCCGGCCTCGAGCCGCTCGCCCAGGCGCTGCTGGCCAACCCGCTGCTCGATCCGCAAGCCGAAGCCGCCGCCTACGTCGACGCCGACAAGGGCGTGGCCGACGTGAAGGCCGCGCTCGACGGCGCGCGCGACATCCTGTCCGAGCAGTTCGGCGAAACGGCCGAGCTGCTCGGCAAGCTGCGCGACTACCTGCACGGCCAGGGCGTGGTCTCCTCGGCCGTGGTGGAAGGCAAGGAGAACGAGGAAGGCGAGAAATTCCGCGATTACTACACGTATTCGGAAACGCTCAAGACGGTGCCTTCGCACCGCGCGCTGGCCCTGTTCCGCGGGCGCAACGCCGGCGTGCTGACGGTCAAGCTGGGCCTGGGCGAGGAACTCGACGCGCAGGTGCCGCATCCGGGCGAGGCGATGATCGCGCGCCATTTCGGCATCGCCAACCAGAGCCGCCCGGCCGACAAATGGCTGTCCGACGTGTGCCGCTGGTGCTGGCGCGTCAAGGTCCAGCCGCACCTGGAAACCGAGCTGCTGACCAAGCTGCGCGAGGACGCCGAGAGCGAGGCGATCCGCGTGTTCGCGCGCAACCTCAAGGATCTGCTGCTGGCCGCGCCCGCCGGCCCGAAGGCCGTGATCGGCCTGGATCCGGGCCTGCGCACGGGCGTCAAGGTGGCGGTGGTCGATCGCACCGGCAAGCTGCTCGCCACCGACACGATCTACCCGCACGAACCGCGCCGCGACTGGGACGGCTCGCTGGCCAAGCTCGCACGCCTGGCCGCGCAGACCCAGGCCGAGCTGATCAGCATCGGCAACGGCACCGCCTCGCGCGAGACTGACAAGCTCGCCAGCGAACTGATCTCGCGCCATCCCGAGCTGAAGCTGCAGAAGATCGTGGTGTCCGAGGCCGGCGCCTCGGTCTATTCGGCTTCCGAAACGGCGGCCAAGGAATTCCCCGAGCTCGACGTCACGCTGCGCGGCGCCGTCTCGATCGCGCGCCGCCTGCAGGATCCGCTCGCCGAGCTGGTCAAGATCGAACCGAAGGCGATCGGCGTCGGCCAGTACCAGCACGACGTCAACCAGCGCGAGCTGGCGCGTTCGCTGGATGCCGTGGTCGAGGACTGCGTGAACGCCGTGGGGGTCGACGCGAACACCGCCTCGGCCGCCCTGCTGGCGCGCGTCTCGGGGCTCAATGCCACGCTGGCGCGCAACATCGTCGATTTCCGCGACGCCAACGGCCCGTTCCCGTCGCGCGAGCATCTGCGTCGCGTGCCGCGCCTGGGCGACAAGACCTTCGAGCAGGCCGCCGGCTTCCTGCGCATCAACGGCGGCGAGAACCCGCTCGATCGTTCTTCGGTCCACCCGGAAGCCTATCCGGTGGTCGAGCGCATGCTCGCGAAGATCAGCAAGCGCATCGACGACGTGCTCGGCAATCGCGACGCGCTGGCCGGCCTCGCGCCGACCGAGTTCGTCGACGATCGTTTCGGTCTGCCGACGGTTCGCGACATCCTGTCCGAACTCGAGAAACCGGGCCGCGATCCGCGCCCCGAGTTCAAGACCGCGACCTTCCGCGAAGGCGTCGAGAAGGTATCCGACCTGATGCCGGGCATGGTGCTCGAGGGCGTCGTGACCAACGTGGCCGCGTTCGGCGCATTCGTCGACATCGGCGTCCACCAGGACGGCCTGGTCCACGTCTCGGCGATGTCGACCAAGTTCATCAAGGATCCGCACGAGGTGGTGAAGGCGGGCCAGGTGGTCAAGGTCAAGGTGCTCGATGTCGACGTGAAGCGCCAGCGCATCGCGCTGACGATGCGCATGGACGACGAACCCGGCGTCGCCACCAGCGGCAGCCGCGGCGGCGCCGGCAACGATCGCGGCGCGGCGCGCGGCGGCATGGGCGGCCGGCCGCAGCGCTCGCGCGAGCCGGAGCCGGCCGGCGCGATGGCGGCGGCCTTCGCCAAGCTCAAGCGCTGA
- a CDS encoding potassium transporter Kup, whose protein sequence is MTDTNHSNTRSSSLQALAVAAIGVVFGDIGTSPLYSLKEAFSPSHGIPLTQASILGVISLLFWAIMLVVGVKYVLFVMRADNNGEGGVLALMALALRSIEPRRNAARILMALGIFGACMFYGDAVITPAISVMSAVEGLEIATPQLSHMVLPITVVILIALFWIQRHGTAMVGKLFGPIMVIWFLTLAALGIYHIARVPMVIAAINPYYAFSFMSAHVLQAYVVLGSVVLVLTGAEALYADMGHFGMRPIRLAAYVLVMPSLVLNYFGQGALLMQNPKAIENPFFLLAPDWALLPLVVLSTVATVIASQAVISGAYSLTSQAIQLGYVPRMKVLHTSDLAIGQIYVPVVNWLLLFVILCIVIGFKSSDNLAAAYGIAVTATMVITTVLAGVVMINVWKWNRLLVAAIIGVFMIIDLGFFGANLLKVAQGGWLPLGIGALLFFLLTTWFKGRHIVKERTAADGIPLTPFLQGLLAHPPHRVSGTAIYLTGSDTLVPVSLLHNLKHNKVLHERTLFLTFITRDIPYVRDEERVTVHEAGGGLYIVKAEYGFNETPDVKAVLEDIGRKHDMSFELMDTSFFLARETVVPTHLPGMSIWRERVFAWMHQNAAKPTDFFSIPANRVVELGTKIEI, encoded by the coding sequence ATGACCGACACGAACCATTCGAACACACGCTCTTCCTCCTTGCAGGCTCTCGCCGTCGCGGCGATCGGCGTGGTGTTCGGCGATATCGGCACCAGCCCGCTCTATTCGCTGAAGGAGGCGTTCAGCCCCTCCCACGGGATCCCGCTGACGCAGGCCTCGATCCTCGGGGTGATCTCCCTGCTGTTCTGGGCCATCATGCTGGTGGTTGGCGTCAAGTACGTGCTGTTCGTGATGCGCGCCGACAACAACGGCGAAGGCGGCGTGCTGGCGCTGATGGCGCTGGCGCTGCGCTCGATCGAACCGCGCAGGAATGCCGCCAGGATCCTCATGGCGCTCGGCATCTTCGGTGCCTGCATGTTCTACGGCGACGCGGTGATCACGCCGGCCATCTCGGTGATGTCGGCCGTCGAGGGCCTCGAGATCGCGACGCCGCAGTTGAGCCACATGGTGCTGCCGATCACGGTGGTGATCCTGATCGCGCTGTTCTGGATCCAGCGCCACGGTACCGCGATGGTCGGCAAGCTGTTCGGCCCGATCATGGTGATCTGGTTCCTGACGCTGGCCGCGCTCGGCATCTACCACATCGCGCGCGTGCCGATGGTGATCGCGGCGATCAATCCCTACTACGCCTTCTCCTTCATGTCGGCCCACGTGCTGCAGGCCTACGTGGTGCTCGGCTCGGTGGTGCTGGTGCTGACCGGCGCCGAGGCGCTCTATGCCGACATGGGCCACTTCGGCATGCGCCCGATCCGGCTCGCCGCCTACGTGCTGGTGATGCCCTCGCTGGTGCTGAACTACTTCGGCCAGGGCGCGCTGCTGATGCAGAATCCGAAGGCGATCGAGAACCCGTTCTTCCTGCTCGCGCCCGACTGGGCGCTGTTGCCGCTGGTGGTGCTGTCCACGGTGGCCACCGTGATCGCCTCGCAGGCGGTGATCTCGGGTGCCTATTCGCTGACCAGCCAGGCCATCCAGCTCGGCTACGTGCCGCGCATGAAGGTGCTGCACACCTCCGATCTGGCGATCGGGCAGATCTACGTGCCGGTGGTGAACTGGCTGCTGTTGTTCGTAATCCTCTGCATCGTGATCGGCTTCAAGTCCTCCGATAACCTGGCCGCCGCCTACGGCATCGCGGTGACCGCCACCATGGTGATCACCACCGTGCTGGCCGGTGTCGTGATGATCAACGTCTGGAAGTGGAACCGCCTGCTGGTGGCCGCCATCATCGGCGTGTTCATGATCATCGACCTCGGCTTCTTCGGTGCCAACTTGCTGAAGGTCGCGCAGGGCGGCTGGCTGCCGCTGGGCATCGGCGCGCTGCTGTTCTTCCTGCTGACCACCTGGTTCAAGGGCCGCCATATCGTCAAGGAGCGCACCGCCGCCGACGGCATTCCGCTCACGCCGTTCCTGCAGGGGTTGCTGGCGCATCCGCCGCATCGCGTCTCGGGCACGGCGATCTACCTGACTGGCAGCGACACGCTGGTGCCGGTGAGCCTGCTGCACAATCTCAAGCACAACAAGGTGCTGCACGAGCGCACGCTGTTCCTGACCTTCATCACGCGCGACATCCCCTATGTGCGAGACGAGGAGCGCGTGACGGTGCACGAGGCGGGCGGCGGGCTGTACATCGTCAAGGCCGAATACGGTTTCAACGAGACGCCCGACGTGAAGGCCGTGCTCGAGGACATCGGCCGCAAGCACGACATGTCCTTCGAGCTGATGGACACCTCGTTCTTCCTCGCGCGCGAGACGGTGGTGCCGACCCATCTGCCCGGCATGTCGATCTGGCGCGAGCGTGTGTTCGCCTGGATGCACCAGAACGCCGCGAAGCCGACCGACTTCTTCTCGATCCCGGCCAACCGCGTGGTCGAGCTCGGCACCAAGATCGAGATCTGA
- a CDS encoding phosphoribosyltransferase encodes MTQATNHHGAPIAMSDPRNDDKNLWVGWDEYHRLVELLALAVHESGWKFDQILCLARGGLRVGDQLSRIYDLPLAILATSSYREAAGTQQGDLDIAQYITMTRGNLSGNVLLVDDLVDSGVTLARVQQHLKERYPSVTAVRSAVLWYKACSKVKPDYFVQHLVTNPWIHQPFEEWDTLRPHNLVAWTKRGYTQRNDEAAQ; translated from the coding sequence ATGACGCAAGCCACGAATCATCACGGCGCTCCGATCGCCATGTCCGATCCTCGCAACGACGACAAGAACCTCTGGGTGGGCTGGGACGAATATCACCGGCTCGTCGAGCTGCTCGCGCTCGCGGTGCACGAATCGGGCTGGAAGTTCGACCAGATCCTCTGCCTCGCGCGCGGCGGCCTGCGCGTGGGCGACCAGCTCTCGCGCATCTACGACCTGCCGCTCGCGATTCTCGCGACCAGTTCGTATCGCGAGGCGGCCGGTACCCAGCAGGGCGATCTCGATATCGCGCAGTACATCACCATGACGCGCGGCAACCTGTCGGGCAACGTGCTGCTGGTCGACGACCTGGTCGATTCGGGCGTCACGCTCGCACGTGTCCAGCAGCATCTGAAGGAGCGTTATCCGTCGGTCACGGCGGTGCGCTCGGCGGTGCTCTGGTACAAGGCCTGCTCGAAGGTCAAGCCCGACTATTTCGTCCAGCATCTGGTGACGAATCCCTGGATCCACCAGCCCTTCGAGGAGTGGGACACGCTGCGTCCGCACAACCTGGTGGCCTGGACCAAGCGCGGCTATACGCAGCGCAACGACGAGGCGGCGCAGTAA
- a CDS encoding adenylosuccinate synthase, whose amino-acid sequence MSASAVNVTPGRNVVVVGTQWGDEGKGKIVDWLTDHAHGVVRFQGGHNAGHTLIIGGKKTILRLIPSGIMRAGTACYIGNGVVLSPEALFKEIGELEEAGIDVRSRLFISEAATLILPYHVAIDQAREARRGADKIGTTGRGIGPAYEDKVGRRALRVQDLFDAKTFADRLRENLDFHNFVLTQYLGGAAVDFQATLDTMLGYADRLKPMVTDVSRRLYDANHQGQNLLFEGAQGTLLDIDHGTYPFVTSSNCVAGAAAAGAGVGPQKLNYILGITKAYCTRVGSGPFPSELYDADNPARQSQVGLTLANVGKEFGSVTGRPRRTGWLDAAALRRSIQINGVSGLCMTKLDVLDGLEEVQLCVGYKIDGKDVDLLPRGAADVARCEPVYETFPGWKESTVGIDRWDALPATARAYLTRVQEVAGVLIDMVSTGPDRDETILLRHPFKV is encoded by the coding sequence ATGTCTGCCAGCGCAGTGAATGTGACTCCCGGGCGCAATGTCGTCGTCGTGGGAACCCAGTGGGGAGATGAAGGCAAGGGCAAGATCGTCGACTGGCTGACGGACCACGCTCACGGCGTCGTGCGTTTCCAGGGCGGTCACAACGCCGGTCACACCCTCATCATCGGCGGCAAGAAAACCATCTTGCGCCTCATTCCTTCCGGCATCATGCGCGCGGGCACGGCCTGCTACATCGGCAACGGCGTGGTGCTGTCGCCCGAGGCGCTGTTCAAGGAAATCGGCGAGCTGGAAGAGGCGGGCATCGACGTGCGCTCGCGCCTGTTCATCTCCGAAGCCGCCACGCTGATCCTCCCGTACCACGTCGCGATCGACCAGGCGCGCGAAGCCCGCCGCGGCGCCGACAAGATCGGCACCACCGGCCGCGGCATCGGCCCCGCGTACGAAGACAAGGTCGGCCGCCGCGCGCTGCGCGTGCAGGACCTGTTCGACGCGAAGACCTTCGCCGATCGCCTGCGCGAGAACCTCGACTTCCACAACTTCGTGCTGACCCAGTATCTCGGCGGCGCGGCCGTCGATTTCCAGGCCACGCTCGACACGATGCTCGGTTATGCCGATCGTCTCAAGCCGATGGTCACCGATGTCTCGCGCCGTCTCTACGACGCGAACCATCAAGGCCAGAACCTGCTGTTCGAAGGCGCGCAAGGCACGCTGCTCGATATCGACCACGGCACCTATCCGTTCGTCACCTCGAGCAACTGCGTGGCCGGTGCGGCCGCGGCAGGCGCCGGCGTCGGCCCGCAGAAGCTCAACTACATCCTCGGCATCACCAAGGCCTATTGCACGCGCGTGGGCTCGGGCCCGTTCCCGAGCGAGCTCTACGACGCGGACAATCCCGCGCGCCAGAGCCAGGTCGGCCTGACGCTGGCCAACGTCGGCAAGGAATTCGGTTCGGTCACGGGCCGTCCGCGACGCACCGGCTGGCTCGACGCGGCCGCGCTGCGCCGCTCGATCCAGATCAACGGCGTGTCGGGCCTCTGCATGACCAAGCTCGACGTGCTCGACGGTCTCGAGGAAGTGCAACTCTGCGTCGGCTACAAGATCGACGGCAAGGACGTCGACCTGCTGCCGCGCGGCGCGGCCGACGTGGCGCGCTGCGAGCCGGTCTACGAAACCTTCCCGGGCTGGAAGGAAAGCACGGTCGGCATCGATCGCTGGGATGCGCTGCCGGCGACGGCCCGCGCCTACCTGACGCGCGTCCAGGAAGTGGCTGGCGTGCTGATCGACATGGTGTCGACGGGCCCCGATCGCGACGAGACGATCCTGCTGCGTCATCCGTTCAAGGTCTGA
- a CDS encoding ATP phosphoribosyltransferase regulatory subunit → MSTWLLPENIADVLPSEARKIEELRRRLLDRFRSYGYEMVMPPLLEYLESLLTGGGNDLHLRTFKLVDELSGRTLGLRADMTPQVARIDAHLLNRQGVTRLCYAGNVLHTRPRGLHATREQIQIGAELYGHAGLEADLEVQQLMLDALRLSGIGTIRLDLCHAGVLNALFSRDAVAAARGETLYGALAGKDVPLLNELTEDLGPDTRAALRALPHLYGDASVIDEARRQLPALPEIARALDDLAQLAAQVQGAEVAIDLADLRGYAYHSGAMFSAYVDGVPNAVARGGRYDHVGQAYGRARPATGFSLDLREIARISPIEARGTAILAPWRQDEALRVAVAALRDAGEVVIQALPGHDHVLDEFACDRVLVEQGGTWLVQTR, encoded by the coding sequence ATGTCGACCTGGTTACTTCCCGAGAATATTGCCGACGTGCTGCCGTCGGAAGCACGCAAGATCGAGGAGCTGCGTCGCAGGCTGCTCGACCGCTTCCGTTCGTATGGCTATGAAATGGTGATGCCGCCCCTCCTCGAGTATCTCGAGTCGCTGCTGACCGGCGGCGGCAACGATCTGCACCTGCGCACCTTCAAGCTCGTCGACGAGCTGTCGGGCCGAACCCTGGGCCTGCGTGCCGACATGACGCCGCAGGTCGCGCGGATCGACGCGCACCTGCTGAACCGCCAGGGCGTGACGCGCCTCTGCTACGCGGGCAACGTGCTGCATACGCGGCCGCGCGGCCTGCACGCGACGCGCGAGCAGATCCAGATCGGCGCCGAGCTGTACGGCCACGCCGGCCTCGAGGCCGATCTCGAGGTGCAGCAGTTGATGCTCGACGCGCTGCGCCTGAGCGGCATCGGCACGATCCGCCTCGACCTCTGCCACGCCGGCGTGCTCAATGCGCTGTTCTCGCGCGACGCGGTGGCCGCCGCGCGTGGCGAGACGCTGTACGGCGCGCTGGCCGGCAAGGACGTGCCGCTCCTGAACGAACTGACCGAGGATCTGGGGCCGGATACGCGCGCCGCCTTGCGCGCGCTGCCGCATCTGTACGGCGATGCCTCGGTGATCGACGAGGCGCGTCGTCAGTTGCCGGCGCTGCCAGAAATCGCGCGCGCGCTCGACGATCTCGCGCAGCTCGCGGCCCAGGTGCAGGGCGCCGAGGTCGCGATCGACCTGGCCGACCTGCGCGGCTACGCCTATCACAGCGGCGCGATGTTCTCGGCCTACGTCGACGGCGTGCCGAACGCGGTGGCGCGTGGCGGCCGTTACGACCACGTCGGGCAGGCCTATGGCCGCGCCCGCCCGGCCACCGGCTTCTCGCTGGACCTGCGCGAAATCGCGCGGATCTCGCCGATCGAGGCACGCGGCACGGCGATCCTCGCGCCCTGGCGCCAGGACGAGGCGCTGCGCGTGGCGGTGGCCGCGCTGCGCGATGCAGGCGAGGTCGTGATCCAGGCGCTGCCGGGGCACGATCACGTGCTCGACGAGTTCGCCTGCGACCGCGTGCTGGTCGAGCAGGGCGGCACGTGGCTCGTCCAGACCCGCTGA